DNA from Algisphaera agarilytica:
GTCGGGGATGACTTCTTCGATGTGCTCGATGAATCCCCCACCCAGCTTCAGCGCGGTGAGGTATTCCTGCACGGGGTAGATCGTGTGGTTGCCGCTGTGGCCGACGAGTAGCGCGTGCGCCAGGCCGTTGGCCAGCGCGACCACGCAGCAGGGCTCGACGATCTTCGGGGCCATCCGGCGGATGTTGCCCGCGCTGAGGTGGTGGAACGCGATCGGGCCGACCAACTCTTTGGGGAACTTCCAGGCGTGGAGGATGCGGTCCATCGCCTCGGCGTGGTTCACCAGCAACAGCCGGGACTCGACCCGCTCCAACGATTCGCCCAGGTGGTCGGCCGCGTCGAGCACCCGCGCCATCTGGTCGGGCAGGATCTGGGTGTAGACCATCCGTCCGGTGTCGTGGAGCAGGCCCATGGTGAAGGCGTTTTCGATCGCTTCGTCGTCGCGTTGCAGGGCGCGGGTCGCCTCGGCGGCGATCAGGCCGGTGGCGATCGAGTGCTCCCAGAAGTGCGGGGCGTTGATCCGGTGGTCGACGGTGTCCCCGAAGCTGTCGATCACACTCATGTTGGTCACGGCCTGGCGCACCGCGTTGATGCCCATCCGCATGACCGCCTTGTTGATCGAGTCCACCGGCGAGCCGCGGTCGTACACGCTGGAGTTCGCCATCTTCAGCAACTTCAGCGCCATGCCCTGGTCTTTCTTGATCGCCTTGGACAGCGCTTCGATCGAGCAGTTTTTCCGCCGGGTCATGCTCATCACTTCCGACACCGCGGGCGACATCCCCTTCAACTCCCCGCAACCGTCCAGGAGTTCGTACACGTCGCTGCGCCGCATGATCGGCTTGAGTTCTTTGAGATTCGCGGCGTTGAGCAGTTCCGCGTCCGCCGCCTGAGGCGTCTGGGCCCCTGCGGGTTCCGGGGCGCTCGCCGCTGCTTGCGTCGGCGCCTGGGGCGCCTCGGCCGCGCTCGGTGCCTGTTGCGGTTCAACGCCTTCGGCGATCATCGACTTCATCGTCGAGCAGAGCTGCACCGCACTCACCCGGGACTTGAGCAGGTACTTCTTCACCATCAGCTTGGCGGCCAACACGATCACCTCACGCTCAGCCGAATCGGTAAGCACCAGAACCGGCAGCTTGGCCGAGGGGTTGAGCGCACGCAGCTTCTTGATGCACCGCATCCCGACCTTGCCGACGCGGCAGAGGTCGATGACCACCAGATCCACGGGCTTATCGCTCGCTGCCTTGATGGCCTGAGCCTGGTTGTTCGTGGCTGAAACTTCGAAGCCTTGAGACGAAAGGTAGCTCGACAACAGGTCGCGATACAACCCGCCCTGATCGAGAATGAGTACGTGGTTCCCCGACATGTAGCCTCCTTGAATCGACTACTAGTTCCATCGGGCCTCATGATCGGATTCTTGAAGGCAGAGTTCCAAGAAAGGCACAGGGATTGCCCTAGGTCTTGGAAAACACGTGTAAACAATCCGGAAGTCGGGCCGCGTGATAGCTCGCTAAAGTCCGTTACTACAGCCAGACGGATAGCCTGTCCCCCTAAAAGTACGCTGCGTTTCGGCGAAGATTGCTTAGTCCGAGAACACTTCCTCGAAGAACAGCTTCATGTGTTCCCAAGAGCGCTTGTCCGCACTGCGATCGTACTTCGCGCCTTCGAGCTCGCCGGTCGCGCCGGGGTCGGTGAAGGCGTGGACCGCGCCGCTGTAGGTCAGCGTCTGCACGTCCTGACCGGCGGACTGCAGGGCGTTGGTCACTTCCAGGAGTTGTTCGTTGCTGTAGAACGGGTCGGCCTGGCCGTGGGCGATGAGGACCTTGGCCTTGACGTTGGCCGCGTCGTCGCTGCCTTCGCGCGGGGGCATCAGGCTGCCGTGGAAGCTGACGATGCCCGCGAGCTCGGCCCCGTCGTAGGCGAGTTCGAGCACGGTTGTCCCGCCGAAGCAGTAGCCGATCGCGGCGCAACGCGTGGGGTCGACGTTGGGCTGCTGCTTGAGCATTTCCAGGCCCGCGGCGGCACGGGCACGGAACAGGTCGCGGTCCTGATAGAACGCCCCGGCGAGTTGGCCGGCCTGGTTCGGGTCGTCGGTGTAGACGTCCTTGCCGTACATGTCGAGCACCACCGCGATGTAGCCGAGCTCGGCGAGCTGGCGTGCGCGGTGACGGGCGTATTCACCCTGGCCCCACCAGGCGTGGGCGATGAGGACGCCGGGCGTGGGTCCGGTCAGGCCGTCGGGCTGGGCGATGTAGGCCGAGAGCGTGACGCCCTGGTGTTCGTAATCCAGCGAACCCGTGACGATGTCGGCCCGGGCGGAAAACGCGGTAGCGGTCAGCAGCAACGCCACCATCCAGGAACAAAGTACGTTCGAGCGGTTGAGCAATCGGGTCATCGGGTATCTCCAGAGAGTTGAGTCCACCGGCCGGGGGAATCGCATTGATGGGATTCTAGCCGCAAAGTCCTCGCGGAAGACCGCCGGAGGTGGTTAGAATTATGAGGTTGATATTTCTCAAGTGGCCGGGCCGTGCCACACCTTTGCTATTTCCCGGGATTCGATAGATGAACATGACCGGACCACGCGCGTGGGTATTGGGGGCAACGTTGGGGGCGGCGATGTCCGCGGCGACTCTCCCTGCCGAAGCCGAGACACGATTCAAGGTCGGCGATCCGGTGAGTTTCGCCGTCGAAACCACCGACGGGCGGGCGATCACGTCCGGGATGCTCGAGGGCTATCTCGTCGTGGTGCACTTCTGGGCGGCGGTCTCCGAGCCGAGCATCCAGAACCTGCCCGACATCCAACGGCTGCACGAGACCTACCACAAGAAAGGCGTGGGCATCGTCAGCGTCAGCGTGGACCCCGACCCCATGGCCGCGCAGGAGATGGTCGCCGAGCAGGGCCTGGAAACCCTCATCGTCCTCAACGCCGAGCAAACGATCCCCGTCAACGCGCGGTTCTTCCGCAAGCAGTACGGCGTGCCGCACACCTTCCTGATCTCTCCCGATGGCAACCTCATCTGGGACGGGCACGGCTTTCTGCTCGAAGAACAACTCGAACAGGCGCTGATCGACTTCCCCCCGCCCACCGACGCGATCCTCGGCGAAGACCCGGCCCTGGACTTCGACCCGTTCGCCTCCAGCGTCGACCCCGAAGAGCTGGCCAAGAGCGCCGCCCAGGCCATCTTCTCCCGGCCGATCGATTTCCGCCTGCTGTTCGACTCGGTTAAGGAACTGCCGGCCGAGTCCTTCGACGAAGCGAAAGTCAAAGCCTTCGGCCGATCCGTGAAACGGACGCTGGCCAATCTCGACCCCGAGCAGCAGGAAAGCTACGACCTGTACCGCTCGGAATACCCGGGCGTCGCGCAAAACATCGACGCGTGGCTGGCCGCTTCCGACCGCAGCATCTCCTCCGGCGGCGGCGGCTCGGCCGACCCCGAACTGGTCGCCAGCAAGTTCCAGCAGGCCGAGGAAGCCGAGGCCGACGGCGACGAACTCGCCGCCTATGAGCTGTACCGCTGGATCGTCGACCGCGCGCCCGACAGCGACGAAGCCCTGCTCGCCCAGGACATGGTCCTCATCATGGAAGACGACGAGGCGTTCATGGCCCGCGTCCAAGGCGCGAAACTCGAAGGCAAAGCCCAGAACCTCATGACGATGGCCAAGAACTACGACAACGCCGGGTTCTACGACAAGGCTGATGAAACCTACCAGAAGATCATCGACCTCTACCCCGACACCGACGCCGCCAAGCAGGCGGCGGAAGAGTTGAAGTAACGCTTCGGGATTCGCTCGCGCGATAAACGCACCCGTAGGTCAGGTCTTCGACCTGACGCGGAGGCCATGTGGTTTCAATTATCTCCAGACGATGATGTCAGGTCGAAGACCTGACCTACGGCCGATCACCCCGCGCTCGAGGTGAGCTGCGTCGTCACGCCCGGGGCGGGCAGTTCAGAGTGGCCCATCAGGTGTTCATCGATCTTGCGTGCGGCACCACGGCCCTCGGCGATGGCCCAGACGATCAGCGAAGCACCGCGGCGCATGTCGCCCGCCACGAACACGCCGTCCACGTTGGTGGCAAACTCGCCGTACTCGGCCTTGACCGCACCGCCCCACTCATCCGTCTCGACGCCAAACTTCTCGACGAGCGTCGGCGTGTCGTGACCCGTGAAACCGATCGCCATGAACACGAGGTCGGCGGGGAACTTCTCGATGTTGCCGGTGGGCGTCGAGCTCCACTTGCCGTCCTGCTTGGTCCAGTGAAGGCGTTCGATCTCGACGTGGGTGACGTGGCCGTCGCCCTTTTCGTCGAGGAAGGCTTTGGGCAGGATGCCGTACTCGCGCGGGTCGCGGTCGAACTTGGCGGCGCCCTCGGCGTGGCCGTAGTCCACGTAGAACGTGCCCGACGGTCCCGGCCAGGGGTGGTCCTCGTCGCGCTCGTCCGGCTCGCGCTCGCGGCGGGTGATGTTGGTGATGCTCTTGCAGCCCTGGCGGATGGCGGTGCCGATGCAGTCGGTGCCGGTATCGCCGCCGCCGATGACGATCACGTCTTTGCCCTCGGCATCGATGAAGTCGCCGTCGGTAAAGTTCGAGTCGAGCAGGCTCTTGGTCGCGGGGTGGAGGTACTCCATCGCCACGTGCACGCCCGCTAAATCACGGCCCGGCAGCTTGCCCAGGTCGCGCGGCTTGAGCGCCCCGCACGCCAGCAACACCGCATCGAAGTCGCGCTTCAGGTCTTCCGGATCGATGATCTCCGACTCGCTGCCCGTGCCGTGCGCCGACGGGCCGCCGCCGACATTGCAGTTGGTCTTGAACACCACGCCCTCGGCTTCGAGCAGATCGACGCGGCGCTGCACGATGCCCTTGTCGAGCTTCATGTTCGGCACGCCGTACATCAGCAGCCCGCCGATGCGGTCGTCGCGCTCAAACACGGTCACGGCATGGCCCGCCTTGTTGAGCTGATCCGCCGCCGCCAGACCCGCGGGTCCGCTGCCGACGATCGCCACGGTCTTGCCCGTGCGGTTCGCCGGCGGGTTGGGCTTGACCCAACCTTCTTCAAACGCGCGGTCGATGATCGCGCACTCGATGCTCTTGATCGTCACCGCCGGCTCGTTGATGCCCAGCACGCAAGCGCTCTCGCACGGCGCAGGGCAGATCCGCCCGGTCCACTCGGGGAAGTTGTTGGTCTTGGCCAGCCGTTCGTACGCGTCCTGCCAGCGGTCGTGGTAGACCAGGTCGTTCCACTCGGGGATGAGGTTGTCGATCGGGCAGCCGGTGTCGGCGTGACAGAACGGCACGCCGCAGTCCATGCAGCGCGCACCCTGCTCCTGCAACACGTGCACCTCGTGCTGGGCGTAGATCTCGTGGAAATCCGAGATGCGCACCAGCGGGTCGCGCGCGGGCATCGGGTTGCGTTCGTACTCTTGAAATCCGGTGGGTTTACCCATGGTTGAACAGCCTTTGCCGCAGATTTCACCGATTACGCTGATTCGTAATCAGGCCTTACCGCGGACTCGTTTATCTCTCGAAACATTCAGACATTTCTGTCTGATGAGGATTCTTAAAATCAAATTGCCTTAAACAAAATCGGCGACGTCTGCGTCATCTGCGGCAGCATCTCCGTACTTATCCGTGGCCGACCTCCGGTTCGCCGGCCATGGCTTTTTCCTTGGCCTTCTGTTGCATCAGCACGCGGCGGTAGTCGATCGGCATGACCTTCACGAAGTTGCCCCGCTGGTTGTCCCAGTCGTCGAGCACACGCTTCGCCACGGGGCTGCCGGTGGCTTCCATGTGGCTGGTGATCATCTCGACGCACTCGGCGATGTCTTCGGGGTCCTCGAGGTCTTCGAGTTCGACCATGCCGGGGTTGCACAGCTTGGGGAACGCGCCCTCGGGGTCCCAGATGTAGGCGATCCCGCCAGACATACCCGCGGCGAAGTTGCGGCCCGTCGGGCCCAGCACCACCACGCGGCCGCCGGTCATGTACTCGCAGCCGTGGTCGCCCACGCCCTCGACCACCGCCCGGGCGCCAGAGTTCCGCACGCAGAAACGCTCGGCCGCGACGCCGCGGAAGTACGCGTCGCCGTTGGTCGCGCCGTAGAGCGCCACATTGCCCAGGATGATGTTGTCCTCGGCGGCGAAGGGGGCCTCGTCGTGCGGCTTGATGAAGATCTTGCCGCCGGACAAGCCCTTGCCGACGTAGTCGTTGGCGTCGCCGGTGAGGTTGATCGTCACGCCCGGCGCGAGCCACGCACCCAGCGACTGCCCGGCCGAGCCGGTCAGGTTGATCTGGATCGTGTTGTCGGGCAGGCCTTCGCCGAGGTACTTCTTGCTGACCTCGTTGGAGAGCATCGTCCCGACAGCGCGGTTGAGGTTGGTCACCGGCTTGTCGATCACCACGGGCGTGGCGTTCTCTAGGGTGTCCTTCGCCTCGGCGATGAGCTGGTTGTCGAAGTGCAGCTCGATCTCGTGCTCCTGCTCAATGAGCTTGCGGACGCCCACGCCCTCGTGCGGCTTGGTCGCGGGACGGAGGATCGGCGTGAGGTCCAGGCCGTCGGCCTTCCAGTGGTCGATCGCGTCGCGGGTCTTGAGCAGGTCGACCCGGCCGATCAGTTCGTCGATCGAGCGGATGCCGATCTTCGCCATGTACTGCCGGGCTTCCTCGGCGACGAGGAAGAGGAAGTTGATGACGTGCTCGGGCGTGCCGTTGAACTTCTTACGTAGGTCTTTGTCCTGCGTGCAGATGCCCACGGGGCAGGTGTTGAGGTGGCACTTCCGCATCATGATGCAGCCGATGGACACCAGCGGCGCGGTGGCGAAGCCGTACTCTTCCGCACCGAGGCACGCGGCGATCGCGACGTCGCGGCCGGTCTTGAACCCGCCGTCGGTTTCGAGGCGGACCCGGCTGCGCAGGTCGTTGAGCACCAGCGTCTGGTGCGTCTCGGCCAGGCCGAGCTCCCACGGCAGGCCCGCGTGCTTGATCGAAGTCAGCGGCGAAGCGCCGGTGCCGCCGTCGTGGCCGGAGATCAGGATGTGGTCGGCCTTGGCCTTGGACACACCCGCCGCGATCGTGCCGACACCGACTTCCGCGACCAGCTTGACCGACACGTCGGCCGTGCGGTTGGACCGCTTGAGGTCGAAGATGAGCTGCGAGAGGTCTTCGATGGAGTAGATGTCGTGGTGCGGCGGCGGGGAGATGAGGCCCACGCCGGGCGTCGAGTGGCGGATGCTGGCGATGTACGGGTCGACCTTGAAGCCGGGCAGCTGACCGCCCTCGCCGGGCTTGGCGCCCTGGGCGATCTTGATCTGCAGGAGGTCCGCGTTGGCCAGGTAGTAGCTGGTCACGCCGAACCGGCCCGAGGCGATCTGCTTGATGGCCGACCGCTTGGACTTCACGCTGCCGTCTTCGTATTGGTCGAGGCTGAAGCGTTTGGGGTCTTCGCCGCCCTCGCCGGAGTTCGAGTAGCCGCCGATGCGGTTCATCGCCAGCGCGAGGGTTTCGTGCGACTCCTTGGACAGCGCGCCCAGCGACATCGCGCCGGTGCGGAACCGCTTAACGATCTCCTTGGCCGGCTCGACTTCTTCGAGCGGGATGCTCAGCGACGCATCGTCAACAAAGCTCAGCAGGCCGCGGAGGGTGCAGCGCTGACGCGAGTCGTCATTGCACAGCTTCGAGTACTCGTCGTATGCGGCGTGGCTGTTGGTGCGAGCGGCGATCTGCAGGTTCGCGATCGACCGCGGGCTGAACGCGTGGGCCTCGCCCTCGGGACGCCAGTGATACTCGCCGGGGTTGGGCAGCTGGTTCTTGGCCTTGGGGTTGCGCGGACGGACGGGGAAGCCGATCTCGTGGCGGCGACGCCCTTCCTTGGCCAGCACGTCCCAGCCCACGCCCTGGAGGCGCGAGGCGGTGGCGGTGAAGCTGCGGTCGATGATCTCGTCGTGCAGGCCGACGCACTCGAAGATCTGCGCGCCCTTGTACGAGGCGAGCGTCGAGATGCCCATCTTGGACATGACCTTCTTGATGCCGGCGCCGACCGAGTTGATGTAGGTCTGGACGATCTCTTCGTTGCCCAGCTCGGGGTCGAGGACCGCCTCGTCACGCAGCGAGTACATGGCTTGGTAAGCGAGGTACGGGTTGACCGCGTCGCAGCCGTAGCCCGCGAGGGTGCAGAAGTGTTGGACTTCGCGGGCCTCGCCGGACTCGAGCACGAGGCCGATCTTGGTGCGGGACTCGTTGCGGACCAGGTGGTGGTGGACCGTGCCGACGGCCAGCAGCGAGGGCAGCGCGATCCGGCCCGGGCCGGCGTTGCGGTCGCTGAGCACAACAAGCTGATAGCCCGCGGTGATCGCGTCGCTAGCCTCGGCGCAGATGCGGTCGAGCGCGGCCTTGAGCGCGGCGCCTTCCGCGGCGTCGGCTTCGCCGTTCATCCCGGAGGTGTCGGGCTTTTCGTAGGTGATGTCGATCGTCTGGGTGCGCCAGCCGTTCGACGCGTCCGAGCCGTCGAGCGCTTGCAGCGAGGCGAGCTCGGCATCGGTCAGCACGGGCTGCTCAAGACGCAGCCGCTTGCACTGATCGGCGGTGGTGTCGAGGACGTTGCCCTCGGGGCCGATGCTGGTTTGCAGCGACATGATAATCGTCTCGCGCAGCGGGTCGATCGGCGGGTTGGTCACCTGCGCGAAGAGCTGCTTGAAGTAGTCGTAAAGAAGCCGCGGCTTGTCGGAGAGCACGGCGAGCGCCGCGTCGTTGCCCATCGAGCCGAGCGCTTCCTTGGACTTGCTGCCGGCGTTGACCATGGGCAGCAGGATCATGTTCAGGTGTTCGACGGTGTAGCCGAACGACTGCATGAGCGCCAGACGCGTCTCGGGGTCCATGTCGTTCTTGGCTTCGGGCGACGCAGGCGTGCCGGGCACCGAAGCACCCGAGCCGTTGGCTTCGGGCAGGTCCGCGAGAGTCATGCGGTTGTCGCCGAGCCACTCGCCGTAGGGGCGGGCGTCGGCGATGGAGTTCTTGACCTCGTCGTCGGCGACGATGCGGCCCTCTTCGAAGTTCACCAGGAACATCCGTCCCGGTTGCAGCCGGCCCTTCTTCACGACGTCCTTCGGCTCAACGTCCACGACGCCGACTTCCGACGCCATGATCACGCGGTCGTCGCTGGTGACGTAGTAGCGCGACGGACGCAGGCCGTTGCGGTCGAGGGTCGCGCCGATGACCTTGCCGTCGGTAAAGCCGATCGACGCCGGGCCGTCCCACGGCTCCATAAGGTTGGCGTGGTACTCATAGAACGCGGTCTTGTTCTCGGGCATCGACTCGTGGTTTTCCCACGCCTCGGGCACCATCATCATGACCACTTCCGGCAGCGTTCGGCCGGACATGTAGAGCATCTCCAGCACGTTGTCCATGCTGCCTGAGTCCGACGCGTCGGGGTTGACGATGGGGAACAGCTCGGCGAGTTCGCGTTCGTCGAACTGCTGGCTCTGCATCAGGCCTTGGCGGGCGCGGATCCAGTTCTTGTTGCCCTGGACGGTGTTGATCTCGCCGTTGTGCGACATCATCCGGCAGGGCTGGGCGCGGTCCCAGCTGGGGAAGGTGTTGGTGCTGAAGCGCGAGTGCACCATCGCGAGGTGCGAGGCGTAGTCGGTGTCGCGCAGGTCGGGGTAGAACAGCGGCACCTGGCCGGAGGTCAGCTGGCCCTTGTACACGATGATGCGCGACGACAGCGAGCAGACGTAGAAGCTGCCGGCGGGGATCAGCTCGGGCTGGGCGAGCGTGAGGTTGATGACCTGGTTGCGGACGACGTAGAGCTTGCGCTCGAAGCTGTCCTGGTCGACGCTCTCGGGGCGGGCCACGAAGAGCTGCTTGATGACGGGCATCGCCGCGAGGGCCGACGGGCCGATGTCGGCGCCTTCGGGCTCGACGGGCATGTCACGCCAACCGATCAGCGGGAGGTCCGCCTTGGCCAGGCATTCCTCGTAAAGCTTGATGCAGAAGGCCTGGGCTTCGTCGTTGGTGGGCAGGAAGATGTTGCCCGCGGCGTAGTCGCCGAGGCCCGGCAGGTCGAGGCCAGCGTCGCGCTTGGCGACTTTGACCAGCAGCTCGTGGGGCAGGCCGGTGAGGATGCCCGCGCCGTCGCCGGTGTTCTTCTCGCAGCCGCACGCGCCGCGGTGGTCCATGCGGTGCAGCATCTCCAGCGCATCGGTGACGATGGTGTGCGACGGCTGGCCCTTGAGGTGGGCGATGAAGCCGATGCCGCAGGCGTCTTTTTCGTAGGCCGGGTCGTACAGACCCTGCTTGGCGGGGAAGCCGGTGGACGCGGGGCGGACGGACGGAGAGTTGGGGTTGGATTCGGACATAGCAGGACTCATCGCTTGGCTCCCACGAGAGGGGCCGACGCAGCGGCGCCGGCGAGGGTGGAAGCGGGAGAAGAAGATTCAGAAGACGAAAGGGAGACGCGGGGCTCGTCTTGCCCGGCGTGTTGGAGCAGGAAATCAACAAAGACCGCGGTCGCCAAAGGCAGCGCCGCGTGTTGCTTGTGCGGGCGCGGCGTAATCAGACCCATGGGCCGCACCAGCGTGGGTGTCAGGCTCACGACCGACAACGAGCCGACTTCAACTTCGTGACGCACCGTGCGTTTGGGCAGGATCGCGAAACGATCGGTCGCGGCGACGGCCGACTTGAGCGTGTCGAGGTTGTCGAACGAGTGGGCGGTGATCGGCGTCGCGCCGTGCTGCTTGAGGTACTGCGCCACACCTCGGCCGACGGGCAGGTCTGTGTCGAAGCTGACCATCTCCTGGCCGCTGAGCTCCTGCGCCTCGACGCTTTCGCGTCCCGCCAGAGCGTGGTTGGGTGGGCAGACGACCGCCATCTCCTCGTCCCGCAGCGCGATCACGCCGACCTTCTTAAAACGATCGGGGTAGCTGAGCAGGCCCAGGTCGGCCCGGCCCTCGATCACCGACTGATACACCGCATCCGGTTTCTCGTAGGCGATCTGCACGTTGATCTGCGGCCGCTGCTGCTCGAACTCTTCGCTGACCTGACGCAGCAGGTCGATCCCCGAAGAGTAGATCGCCGACACCCGCACCACGCCCGACGGGCTGTCGGCCCGGGCCATCACCGCCCGCTCCAGGCGATCGTAACGCTGCAGCACATCGCCCACCCCCGCGAGGAAGACCTTGCCCGCCTCGGTCAGCTCCAGCGGTCGGACGGTCCGATCCAAGAGCGTAACTCCAAGCCTTTTCTCGAGTTGGTTGATCCGTTGGCTCGCCGCGGATTGCGTGATGCCGTGCATCTCAGCCGCGAGGGAGATGCTGTGGCAGCGGGCAACGTCGGAGAATAAGCGGAGATTTTGCATGGTGGGGGCAGAACCCTGGGGCCCGAGGGGTCGTTCCGTGACCCGTCCGGGGGACAAACACTACATTAAAATTTCTAATACGCCCTGAGCGGTCGATTAGTGTATCTAATGTTCTTCGAGATTTCCACCCCGGACTCCGGTTAAACCCTAGACCGACCGAGCGCCGTTCAATCCCGCCCGGGCCACCGACCCCCGGCCATCCCCCGCCCCGCCTGCCCGGTGGCCGATTCCACGAGGGCTGGTCGATAAAGTAGTCTGCAATCAGCGGCCACCGTCGCGGTGGGATTCGTGGTTTTATGCGAGGCGTAGTGTGTTGGTGAAGTTGAACATCGGCCGAGCTCTGCGTCCGGGTGCCAGTTGGCGGGTGTTGGTGCTCACCCTCACCGCCCTGCTCGCCCTGCCCGCTGATGCCGGACTCGAAACCGACATCCAGCAGATCCTGTCGGGCGCGGCGCTGGGCAAGACCCGCACCGCCGTGTTGCTGGTGGACCTGACCAC
Protein-coding regions in this window:
- a CDS encoding response regulator produces the protein MSGNHVLILDQGGLYRDLLSSYLSSQGFEVSATNNQAQAIKAASDKPVDLVVIDLCRVGKVGMRCIKKLRALNPSAKLPVLVLTDSAEREVIVLAAKLMVKKYLLKSRVSAVQLCSTMKSMIAEGVEPQQAPSAAEAPQAPTQAAASAPEPAGAQTPQAADAELLNAANLKELKPIMRRSDVYELLDGCGELKGMSPAVSEVMSMTRRKNCSIEALSKAIKKDQGMALKLLKMANSSVYDRGSPVDSINKAVMRMGINAVRQAVTNMSVIDSFGDTVDHRINAPHFWEHSIATGLIAAEATRALQRDDEAIENAFTMGLLHDTGRMVYTQILPDQMARVLDAADHLGESLERVESRLLLVNHAEAMDRILHAWKFPKELVGPIAFHHLSAGNIRRMAPKIVEPCCVVALANGLAHALLVGHSGNHTIYPVQEYLTALKLGGGFIEHIEEVIPDQATDLKLAMLAHSPGGWTDYRSEIAKSINHGNPRPVFVGTKAETDPIRVFLDRLFPPPVSDEVKPNFMVVSIQNRREVEAISQLIEQTEQKMEVADLPMVVIAKTADTLPDPRLMQKRFFANLTTPFLIEHFVDAVNHMLPASNPAQAA
- a CDS encoding dienelactone hydrolase family protein translates to MTRLLNRSNVLCSWMVALLLTATAFSARADIVTGSLDYEHQGVTLSAYIAQPDGLTGPTPGVLIAHAWWGQGEYARHRARQLAELGYIAVVLDMYGKDVYTDDPNQAGQLAGAFYQDRDLFRARAAAGLEMLKQQPNVDPTRCAAIGYCFGGTTVLELAYDGAELAGIVSFHGSLMPPREGSDDAANVKAKVLIAHGQADPFYSNEQLLEVTNALQSAGQDVQTLTYSGAVHAFTDPGATGELEGAKYDRSADKRSWEHMKLFFEEVFSD
- a CDS encoding TlpA disulfide reductase family protein produces the protein MTGPRAWVLGATLGAAMSAATLPAEAETRFKVGDPVSFAVETTDGRAITSGMLEGYLVVVHFWAAVSEPSIQNLPDIQRLHETYHKKGVGIVSVSVDPDPMAAQEMVAEQGLETLIVLNAEQTIPVNARFFRKQYGVPHTFLISPDGNLIWDGHGFLLEEQLEQALIDFPPPTDAILGEDPALDFDPFASSVDPEELAKSAAQAIFSRPIDFRLLFDSVKELPAESFDEAKVKAFGRSVKRTLANLDPEQQESYDLYRSEYPGVAQNIDAWLAASDRSISSGGGGSADPELVASKFQQAEEAEADGDELAAYELYRWIVDRAPDSDEALLAQDMVLIMEDDEAFMARVQGAKLEGKAQNLMTMAKNYDNAGFYDKADETYQKIIDLYPDTDAAKQAAEELK
- a CDS encoding glutamate synthase subunit beta; the protein is MGKPTGFQEYERNPMPARDPLVRISDFHEIYAQHEVHVLQEQGARCMDCGVPFCHADTGCPIDNLIPEWNDLVYHDRWQDAYERLAKTNNFPEWTGRICPAPCESACVLGINEPAVTIKSIECAIIDRAFEEGWVKPNPPANRTGKTVAIVGSGPAGLAAADQLNKAGHAVTVFERDDRIGGLLMYGVPNMKLDKGIVQRRVDLLEAEGVVFKTNCNVGGGPSAHGTGSESEIIDPEDLKRDFDAVLLACGALKPRDLGKLPGRDLAGVHVAMEYLHPATKSLLDSNFTDGDFIDAEGKDVIVIGGGDTGTDCIGTAIRQGCKSITNITRREREPDERDEDHPWPGPSGTFYVDYGHAEGAAKFDRDPREYGILPKAFLDEKGDGHVTHVEIERLHWTKQDGKWSSTPTGNIEKFPADLVFMAIGFTGHDTPTLVEKFGVETDEWGGAVKAEYGEFATNVDGVFVAGDMRRGASLIVWAIAEGRGAARKIDEHLMGHSELPAPGVTTQLTSSAG
- the gltB gene encoding glutamate synthase large subunit, which translates into the protein MSESNPNSPSVRPASTGFPAKQGLYDPAYEKDACGIGFIAHLKGQPSHTIVTDALEMLHRMDHRGACGCEKNTGDGAGILTGLPHELLVKVAKRDAGLDLPGLGDYAAGNIFLPTNDEAQAFCIKLYEECLAKADLPLIGWRDMPVEPEGADIGPSALAAMPVIKQLFVARPESVDQDSFERKLYVVRNQVINLTLAQPELIPAGSFYVCSLSSRIIVYKGQLTSGQVPLFYPDLRDTDYASHLAMVHSRFSTNTFPSWDRAQPCRMMSHNGEINTVQGNKNWIRARQGLMQSQQFDERELAELFPIVNPDASDSGSMDNVLEMLYMSGRTLPEVVMMMVPEAWENHESMPENKTAFYEYHANLMEPWDGPASIGFTDGKVIGATLDRNGLRPSRYYVTSDDRVIMASEVGVVDVEPKDVVKKGRLQPGRMFLVNFEEGRIVADDEVKNSIADARPYGEWLGDNRMTLADLPEANGSGASVPGTPASPEAKNDMDPETRLALMQSFGYTVEHLNMILLPMVNAGSKSKEALGSMGNDAALAVLSDKPRLLYDYFKQLFAQVTNPPIDPLRETIIMSLQTSIGPEGNVLDTTADQCKRLRLEQPVLTDAELASLQALDGSDASNGWRTQTIDITYEKPDTSGMNGEADAAEGAALKAALDRICAEASDAITAGYQLVVLSDRNAGPGRIALPSLLAVGTVHHHLVRNESRTKIGLVLESGEAREVQHFCTLAGYGCDAVNPYLAYQAMYSLRDEAVLDPELGNEEIVQTYINSVGAGIKKVMSKMGISTLASYKGAQIFECVGLHDEIIDRSFTATASRLQGVGWDVLAKEGRRRHEIGFPVRPRNPKAKNQLPNPGEYHWRPEGEAHAFSPRSIANLQIAARTNSHAAYDEYSKLCNDDSRQRCTLRGLLSFVDDASLSIPLEEVEPAKEIVKRFRTGAMSLGALSKESHETLALAMNRIGGYSNSGEGGEDPKRFSLDQYEDGSVKSKRSAIKQIASGRFGVTSYYLANADLLQIKIAQGAKPGEGGQLPGFKVDPYIASIRHSTPGVGLISPPPHHDIYSIEDLSQLIFDLKRSNRTADVSVKLVAEVGVGTIAAGVSKAKADHILISGHDGGTGASPLTSIKHAGLPWELGLAETHQTLVLNDLRSRVRLETDGGFKTGRDVAIAACLGAEEYGFATAPLVSIGCIMMRKCHLNTCPVGICTQDKDLRKKFNGTPEHVINFLFLVAEEARQYMAKIGIRSIDELIGRVDLLKTRDAIDHWKADGLDLTPILRPATKPHEGVGVRKLIEQEHEIELHFDNQLIAEAKDTLENATPVVIDKPVTNLNRAVGTMLSNEVSKKYLGEGLPDNTIQINLTGSAGQSLGAWLAPGVTINLTGDANDYVGKGLSGGKIFIKPHDEAPFAAEDNIILGNVALYGATNGDAYFRGVAAERFCVRNSGARAVVEGVGDHGCEYMTGGRVVVLGPTGRNFAAGMSGGIAYIWDPEGAFPKLCNPGMVELEDLEDPEDIAECVEMITSHMEATGSPVAKRVLDDWDNQRGNFVKVMPIDYRRVLMQQKAKEKAMAGEPEVGHG
- a CDS encoding LysR family transcriptional regulator; this translates as MQNLRLFSDVARCHSISLAAEMHGITQSAASQRINQLEKRLGVTLLDRTVRPLELTEAGKVFLAGVGDVLQRYDRLERAVMARADSPSGVVRVSAIYSSGIDLLRQVSEEFEQQRPQINVQIAYEKPDAVYQSVIEGRADLGLLSYPDRFKKVGVIALRDEEMAVVCPPNHALAGRESVEAQELSGQEMVSFDTDLPVGRGVAQYLKQHGATPITAHSFDNLDTLKSAVAATDRFAILPKRTVRHEVEVGSLSVVSLTPTLVRPMGLITPRPHKQHAALPLATAVFVDFLLQHAGQDEPRVSLSSSESSSPASTLAGAAASAPLVGAKR